The nucleotide sequence CTCCCCCACAATATCCTTATAATGAACAAAAATATCTTTACCTTTAAATTCTATAAATCCATATCCCTTCTGAGGATCAAACCACTTTACCTTTCCTTCCATCAAATTAAGTATAAATTATAACACATTTATAGTCAAACAGTGGCATAGTTTGATAAATCTCTTGTGATTTAGAAATAATTTTTGTGTTAAACTTAGATTGGAAACAAAAAGAAGTGTTTTTCTTCTAAATTGAAGAAGGAGGAAAGTGGATGAAAAAAATCTTAACTTTATTAATCTTGTTTTCTCTGTTGCCACTTGGTGTGGCATGGAAAAGTGGGAATCCAAGAATCTACATTGAACCAGATACCATGACAGTGGTTTCTGGAACCAACTCAAGCTTTGAGATTAGAGTTTCAGATGTAACTGATCTGTATGGAGTCGCCTTCGATATATCCATGCCATTAAATGAACTCTCGGTTAAGCAATCTGGTATAGAAAAGTCAACAGATAAAGAGAAAAATTTCCTTGAGAGAGACAAGAGAAGTATTGTTGTCCTCTCCAAAGTCAAAAAGAACGAGAATAGAATAATTGTGGGAATATCAAGGATAGGACAGGTTGAGGGTGTATCAGGTTCAGGACTTCTTCTTAAGGTAAACTTTGTGGGAGGAAACACGGGTATATACGATGTTAAACTCCAAAACATTACCCTTTTTGATTCAAAGATGAGGCAGATGAACATAGATACTCAAGCTACAACATTAAGGGTTACTGTAGTACCTCAGGATAAAAGTCCTCCCACAGTAGAATTTACAACGACACCTCCTCCAGAGACAAATAAAACTTTAAGTGTCCAGTTTGAGTGGGAAGGTAGTGATGATAAAACTCTTCCAGAAAATCTGCTTTACTCCTATAAGCTTGACGAGGAGGATTGGAGTGAATGGAAACACACTACAAGCTATGTTACACCGAATCTTAAAGAGGGAAGTCATACTTTTTCTGTAAAGGCAAAGGATGAGGCAGGAAACGAATCAGAGGTTTTA is from Caldisericia bacterium and encodes:
- a CDS encoding cold shock domain-containing protein, with translation MEGKVKWFDPQKGYGFIEFKGKDIFVHYKDIVGE